The Halarsenatibacter silvermanii genome has a window encoding:
- a CDS encoding helix-hairpin-helix domain-containing protein → MIDLNSADRKKLIEVRGIGPVTAERIISYRQQNNGFTELDELKNIKGIGDATFADIRSGLDLSSDKVSETEKTEGVEIEFDPDQVGIEQPSEVHLVGDMNEWNPADKTYSLKKDSDGIWRNEFELDPGTEYKIMYDSTDWDEDKHIGFYGENLKVEKQK, encoded by the coding sequence ATGATAGATCTTAACAGTGCTGACAGAAAAAAATTGATAGAGGTCAGAGGAATCGGACCGGTCACCGCCGAAAGAATCATCTCCTATCGCCAGCAGAATAACGGTTTTACAGAACTGGATGAATTAAAGAACATTAAAGGTATAGGTGATGCTACCTTCGCCGATATCAGGTCAGGGTTGGACCTTTCATCCGATAAAGTCAGTGAAACTGAAAAAACAGAAGGGGTTGAAATAGAATTTGACCCGGATCAGGTCGGCATCGAACAGCCCTCAGAAGTTCATCTGGTCGGTGATATGAACGAATGGAATCCGGCCGACAAAACTTATAGCCTGAAAAAAGACAGTGATGGCATCTGGAGAAATGAATTTGAGCTCGATCCCGGTACAGAATATAAAATCATGTACGATTCCACAGATTGGGACGAAGATAAACATATAGGATTTTACGGTGAGAATCTCAAAGTAGAAAAACAAAAGTAG
- a CDS encoding MgtC/SapB family protein: MIAEQTIILRLTLILIFSGLIGWERERLDKPAGFRTHILVGVGSTTFMIVSFSMGYLYPDLMPDVGRIASQVVSGIGFLGAGTILREGFSVRGLTTAASLWVTSAMGLAVGIGFYIMAAFGTLLVFVTLNYFNRWEKKITSRSEERLYCRTDKTSAAYCEIAEVMEKFEVEIKNIDIDEDKLSGDTRAVFRLEIPDESAREKINRSLLKIEGIKEVDWSS, from the coding sequence ATGATAGCAGAACAGACTATTATATTGAGACTGACACTAATTTTGATATTTTCGGGTTTGATAGGCTGGGAAAGAGAGCGGCTGGATAAGCCGGCCGGATTCCGCACCCATATTCTGGTGGGGGTGGGGTCGACAACTTTCATGATCGTTTCCTTCTCGATGGGCTATCTTTACCCGGATTTAATGCCTGATGTGGGCCGGATAGCTTCTCAGGTGGTAAGCGGTATAGGATTTCTGGGAGCAGGAACCATACTGAGGGAGGGTTTTTCTGTCCGCGGATTAACCACCGCCGCCAGTCTCTGGGTTACCTCGGCGATGGGGCTGGCTGTGGGGATAGGATTTTATATTATGGCGGCCTTCGGCACTCTGCTGGTATTTGTAACCCTCAATTACTTCAACCGGTGGGAGAAAAAGATTACTTCGCGCAGCGAAGAAAGACTTTATTGCCGAACGGATAAAACTTCCGCAGCTTATTGTGAGATAGCTGAAGTGATGGAAAAATTTGAAGTTGAGATAAAAAACATAGATATAGATGAGGACAAATTGTCCGGTGATACCCGGGCGGTTTTTCGCCTGGAAATTCCGGATGAGTCCGCCAGAGAGAAAATCAATCGCTCCCTGCTGAAAATTGAGGGAATTAAAGAAGTGGACTGGAGCAGTTAG
- a CDS encoding ABC transporter ATP-binding protein: MENLKKSYGQKIALNGIDFNIERGEIFSLLGPNGAGKTSTIKILTGQLIPDEGIVKIMGRDVFSSRNFLRPRMGVMPEENNLYERLTVRNNLKFFCRLYEADFENMEKYLEAVGMLSEIDTPVKKLSRGMKQKILLVRSLLHEPEVLFLDEPTSGLDPASAASIHRLLEKLNEEGLTILLTSHDMEEVDRLSDRIAFLHDGSISALDHPTSLKLNHAEGQVDVLVRINGDLQEKRMDINSDSAAEDISRWIKEGKLASIHSCEPSLAEIFVDITGSELK, translated from the coding sequence GTGGAAAATTTAAAAAAGAGTTATGGTCAAAAAATTGCTTTAAATGGTATAGACTTCAACATAGAAAGAGGAGAAATTTTTTCGCTTTTAGGTCCCAACGGGGCGGGCAAAACCTCCACTATTAAAATTTTGACCGGTCAGCTGATACCGGATGAAGGCATTGTAAAAATTATGGGCAGAGATGTTTTCAGTTCCAGAAATTTTCTGCGTCCCCGCATGGGGGTCATGCCGGAAGAGAATAATCTTTATGAGCGGCTCACTGTCAGAAATAATCTCAAATTTTTCTGCCGGCTCTACGAGGCAGACTTTGAAAACATGGAAAAGTATCTGGAAGCTGTGGGCATGCTGTCCGAAATAGATACTCCCGTTAAAAAGCTATCACGCGGGATGAAGCAGAAAATCCTTCTGGTTAGATCGCTGCTGCACGAGCCCGAGGTGCTCTTTTTAGATGAACCCACCTCCGGTCTGGATCCGGCTTCAGCTGCCAGTATACATCGTCTGCTTGAAAAATTGAACGAGGAAGGGTTGACCATACTTCTTACTTCTCACGATATGGAAGAAGTGGATCGACTGAGTGATAGAATTGCATTCCTGCACGATGGCAGTATATCTGCTCTTGACCATCCCACTTCGCTCAAACTGAATCACGCTGAAGGCCAGGTCGACGTGCTGGTCAGGATTAATGGCGATCTTCAGGAGAAAAGAATGGATATCAATTCAGATAGTGCTGCCGAGGATATATCCAGATGGATAAAAGAGGGAAAGCTGGCTTCTATACATTCCTGCGAACCATCTCTGGCCGAAATTTTTGTGGATATTACCGGGAGTGAGCTCAAATGA
- a CDS encoding ABC transporter permease: protein MNSRLKIISAILLKEFQDLKKNINLMTMFLLPVLLTLSFTYLIPDMPAGAALNFGLLFLVVMMGMYVPSMLIAEEKEKNTLEVLLLSPAGAREVLIGKGLLTYISILIVTVLLALIVGLEKDSLIIIFLATALISIFSIFVGMMVGLLSPNQRSTGTIGLPVYMLLILVPQLAAMSGADFMNFLAALLPTTYYFQIQERAMTGSLHLWDIRIELTVIIISILVSFTALVFLYRKKGFY from the coding sequence ATGAATTCCAGATTGAAAATTATATCCGCCATATTGCTCAAGGAATTCCAGGATTTAAAAAAGAATATAAATCTGATGACGATGTTTTTATTGCCGGTTCTTCTGACACTGTCCTTCACTTATTTAATACCGGATATGCCCGCCGGAGCCGCCCTCAATTTCGGGCTTTTATTTTTGGTTGTGATGATGGGGATGTATGTTCCCTCCATGCTGATCGCCGAAGAGAAAGAAAAAAACACGCTGGAAGTACTGCTTCTCTCGCCGGCAGGGGCCAGAGAAGTCCTGATAGGTAAAGGGCTTCTCACCTATATATCGATTCTGATCGTGACCGTGCTGCTGGCTTTAATAGTAGGGCTGGAAAAGGACAGTTTAATAATCATATTTTTGGCCACAGCTCTAATCTCCATATTTTCGATATTTGTGGGGATGATGGTGGGCCTGCTATCTCCCAATCAAAGGTCTACAGGCACTATAGGACTGCCGGTTTACATGCTTTTAATTTTAGTTCCCCAGCTGGCCGCTATGTCCGGAGCCGACTTCATGAATTTTCTGGCTGCCTTACTGCCCACAACCTACTACTTCCAAATTCAGGAGAGGGCCATGACCGGCTCCCTGCATCTATGGGATATCAGGATAGAACTGACGGTGATAATTATTAGCATATTGGTCTCCTTTACGGCGCTGGTATTTCTTTACAGAAAAAAAGGCTTCTATTAG
- a CDS encoding PD-(D/E)XK nuclease family protein produces the protein MEFKYLDFDEDIFTAAASGEPNLYVTADDCSSNLNPVRKKHRKLKEPLSRAGEFMNLKRLKDVVFARDEIVLREEKLSVVLFELLTEKEKSRLGIENYNDIIEFSARFHRFYHELNEYQVEAVDITGLDAWQEQRLNLFENLLGRYEEKLQEESYTSPIIFRDFANFSTAVLDEFKRLVFLNVIFFTPFEKKMLKKLDKEIPVKIILQLPEEDFEEDKLHFQGLSLPETWPGRLNIYKLAEDNYQLINSLNLSKPQISEILSPALEDTDYDGILSPEIVEMERTDEFNSCRIYRFLEALYELLAASPLAEKRLSLPELFSALSRDHFRRYFAVSYAALEKVREFIREDFVNLSKEMARSELEEVLSVFEELEELKELENMPMLVDYLDELDMGILSSPYFSNDVEQFYDALLELTALEDMQLVSSWTDYYTDPALGLLDRFLQYIEFKSIKPALPEGKKEMNIGELLGAVQKHREHVVVINASQNWLPSPRGRDFLLTENQRRQSGLPWGEKSRAKQRYRFFRHLLTADEADVLALENEEENLTPGAFLEELKLEYDLEYADPAVTSADIPQIYENILSGKKQEKGGFLPEIENQPQNEKEPSLMAQDFPGRGRDYNLSFYKYKTLKNCFFQFFCQHILKIPEEFAGVDVEISPKTYGSMVHIMAEEIMREWKSGGELDVSEDKIRMVVEDIMDDFSLKMDHRFQPYYDKVVRDDLIESLQEFFNSPESPLAEKEEFDQVEIERSVSDKGRPFLETEPVNFYLSGRVDLLLRKDDRGFLIDFKTGGCELEQLDFYELLLKGAAVPGENFMLEKYFYQIVDRRFIKAQPKSRDEFPQKLQQLLQKFVSGGEYTKNQTSQCYDCRYRNICRAVS, from the coding sequence GTGGAATTCAAATATCTGGATTTTGATGAGGATATTTTTACAGCTGCGGCATCAGGTGAACCCAACCTGTATGTGACTGCCGATGATTGTTCTTCCAACCTCAATCCTGTCAGGAAAAAGCACAGAAAGCTGAAAGAACCTTTGAGCCGTGCGGGTGAATTCATGAATTTAAAAAGATTAAAAGATGTCGTTTTTGCCCGGGATGAGATAGTGCTCAGAGAGGAAAAACTTTCTGTGGTTTTATTTGAGCTTCTGACTGAAAAAGAAAAGTCTCGACTGGGCATCGAAAATTATAACGATATTATCGAGTTCTCAGCCCGGTTTCACAGGTTCTATCACGAATTGAATGAATATCAGGTCGAAGCAGTCGATATTACGGGACTTGATGCCTGGCAGGAGCAGAGACTAAATCTTTTTGAGAACCTGTTGGGCCGCTATGAGGAAAAATTGCAGGAAGAAAGTTATACCAGCCCCATAATTTTTCGGGATTTCGCCAACTTTTCAACAGCTGTCCTCGATGAATTTAAGCGGTTGGTTTTTTTAAACGTCATCTTTTTTACCCCTTTCGAGAAAAAAATGCTCAAAAAACTCGATAAAGAAATCCCTGTAAAAATTATACTTCAGCTTCCTGAAGAGGATTTTGAAGAAGATAAACTGCATTTTCAGGGGCTTAGCCTGCCTGAGACCTGGCCCGGCCGGCTGAATATCTATAAACTCGCTGAGGATAATTACCAGCTGATCAATTCTTTGAATCTGTCTAAACCGCAAATAAGCGAGATACTGTCGCCGGCGCTTGAGGATACGGATTATGACGGGATTCTATCTCCGGAGATTGTGGAGATGGAAAGAACAGATGAGTTTAATTCCTGTCGAATATATCGCTTTCTGGAGGCTCTTTATGAGCTGCTGGCCGCTTCTCCGCTGGCTGAAAAGCGGCTGTCCCTGCCGGAACTCTTTTCGGCTCTGAGCAGAGATCATTTCAGGCGTTATTTTGCTGTATCTTACGCTGCCCTGGAAAAAGTCAGAGAGTTTATTCGAGAGGATTTTGTTAATTTGAGCAAAGAGATGGCCCGCAGTGAGCTGGAGGAAGTTCTGTCGGTATTTGAGGAGCTGGAGGAATTGAAGGAACTTGAAAATATGCCGATGCTGGTGGATTACCTGGATGAACTGGATATGGGGATACTTTCCAGCCCCTATTTCAGCAATGATGTAGAGCAATTTTATGATGCTCTGCTGGAGCTGACTGCTCTGGAAGATATGCAGCTGGTGAGCTCCTGGACGGATTATTATACCGACCCGGCCCTGGGACTGCTGGACAGATTTCTGCAATATATAGAATTCAAATCGATAAAACCGGCTCTGCCCGAGGGAAAAAAAGAGATGAATATCGGGGAGTTGCTGGGGGCAGTCCAGAAGCACAGAGAGCATGTGGTCGTTATCAATGCCAGCCAGAACTGGCTTCCCTCCCCGCGGGGCAGAGATTTCCTGCTGACCGAAAATCAGCGCCGGCAGTCAGGTCTTCCCTGGGGTGAAAAGAGCCGGGCCAAACAGCGTTATCGCTTTTTCAGACATCTTCTGACGGCAGATGAGGCCGACGTCCTGGCGCTGGAGAATGAAGAGGAAAACCTCACTCCTGGAGCATTTTTGGAAGAGCTTAAGCTGGAATATGACCTGGAATATGCCGACCCGGCTGTCACCTCTGCCGATATTCCTCAAATTTATGAAAATATTCTATCCGGAAAGAAACAGGAGAAGGGAGGGTTTCTGCCGGAGATAGAAAACCAGCCGCAGAACGAGAAGGAACCGTCTTTGATGGCCCAGGATTTTCCCGGCCGGGGTCGTGATTACAATCTCAGTTTTTACAAATATAAGACGCTCAAGAACTGCTTTTTTCAATTTTTCTGCCAGCATATACTCAAAATTCCCGAGGAATTTGCCGGGGTCGACGTCGAGATCTCCCCCAAAACTTACGGCAGCATGGTTCATATTATGGCCGAGGAAATAATGCGGGAATGGAAAAGCGGCGGCGAGCTGGATGTCTCGGAGGATAAAATAAGGATGGTGGTCGAGGATATTATGGACGATTTTTCCCTGAAAATGGATCACCGTTTCCAGCCCTACTACGATAAAGTGGTCAGGGACGATTTGATAGAATCGCTGCAGGAATTTTTCAATTCCCCCGAGTCGCCCCTGGCCGAAAAAGAGGAGTTCGACCAGGTCGAGATTGAGCGTTCCGTTTCTGATAAGGGCCGACCTTTTCTGGAGACTGAGCCTGTGAATTTTTATCTCTCCGGGCGGGTTGATCTCCTCCTGCGGAAGGATGATCGGGGATTTTTGATAGATTTCAAGACCGGCGGCTGTGAACTCGAGCAGCTCGATTTTTATGAGCTGCTTTTGAAAGGGGCTGCAGTACCGGGAGAAAATTTTATGCTGGAAAAATATTTCTATCAGATAGTTGACAGGAGATTCATCAAAGCTCAGCCGAAGAGCAGGGATGAGTTTCCTCAAAAACTTCAGCAGTTACTGCAGAAATTTGTATCGGGAGGCGAATACACCAAAAATCAGACCTCCCAGTGTTATGACTGCAGATACCGGAATATATGCAGGGCGGTGAGCTGA